In Isoptericola variabilis 225, the genomic window CAGGCGCTCCAGGAGATCCAGGAGGCGCTCGGCCTCGACCAGGCGCCCCTGCGCATCGAGTGCTACGACGTCTCGCACACCCAGGGCTCCTACCAGTCGGCGTCGATGGTCGTGTTCGAGGACGGCCTGCCCCGCAAGAGCGAGTACCGCGCGTTCACGGTCCGCGGCCCCGAGGGGGAGGGCGCACGCGACGACACCGCGGCCATGCACGAGGTCATCACGCGCCGCTTCCGCCGCTACCTCCAGGAGCGCTCGCGCCTCGGCGAGGTCGAGGTCGACCCGGGCGACGAGGCGCCGGCGTCGGGCGAGGTCGCGGCCGAGGTGCCCCCGGAGAAGGGCCGGCGCTTCGCGTACCCGCCGAACCTCGTCGTCGTCGACGGCGGGCCGCCGCAGGTCGCGGCCGCGGCCCGGGCGCTCGAGGAGCTCGGCATCACCGACGTCGCGCTGTGCGGGCTCGCCAAGCGGCTCGAGGAGGTGTGGCTGCCGGGGGAGGACTACCCGGTGATCCTGCAGCGCGCGTCGGAGGGGCTCTACCTGCTCCAGCGCGTGCGTGACGAGGCGCACCGGTTCGCGATCGCGCAGCATCGGCGCCGGCGCAGCAAGGGCATGACGGCGTCGGTGCTCGACGACGTGCCGGGCCTCGGCCCGGCGCGCAAGAAGGCGCTCCTGAGCCACTTCGGCTCGCTGCGGCGGCTGCGCGAGGCGAGCGTCGAGGAGATCGCGACGGTGCGCGGCATGGGGGAGAGGACGGCCGCGGCCGTCGTCGCGGCGCTCGCGGCGTCGGCGCCGCGCGGCGCGGCGCCCCCGGCCGAGACCGACGCCGACCGGGCTGGCATGCTGGGCGCATGACCGAGCCCTCGCCGACCACCGTCCCCGCGGGCATCCCGGCCATCGAGGCCGCCACGCCGGCGCCCGAGCGGCGCGAGCCGGAGGTCCTCATCATCACGGGCATGTCGGGCGCCGGGCGCTCGCGCGCGGCCGCGGTGCTCGAGGACCTCGACTGGTTCGTCGTGGACAACCTGCCGCCCATGATGCTCGTGCCGCTCGTCGACCTCATGAACCGCTCGGGGTCCTCCGTCGAGCGCATCGCCGCCGTCGTGGACGTGCGCGGCCGCGAGTACTTCTCCGAGCTCGCGCAGGTCCTGGCCCACCTCGGCGAGCAGGGCGTCTTCTACCGCATCCTGTTCCTCGACGCCACCGACGAGGTGCTCGTGCGGCGCTTCGAGCAGGTCCGCCGCCCCCACCCGCTGCAGGGGGACGGGCGCATCCTCGACGGCATCGAGGCGGAGCGGCGGATCCTCGCCTCGATCGCCGAGCGGGCCGACGTCGTCATCGACACCTCCGACCTGTCGGTGCACGACCTCGCGCGCGAGGTGCGCGCGGCCGTCGCCGACGGCGCGCCCGAGTCGCTGCGCGTCAACGTCGTCTCGTTCGGGTTCAAGTACGGGCTGCCGCTCGACGCCGACCACGTCGTCGACGTGCGCTTCCTCGCCAACCCGTACTGGATCACCGAGCTGCGCCACCTCACCGGCCGCGACGAGCCCGTGCGCGACTACGTGCTCAGCCGTCCCGGCGCGACCGAGTTCGTCGAGCGGTACGTCGCGGCCCTCGAGCCCGTCCTCGCCGGCTACCTCAACGAGGAGAAGCGCTACGTGACCATCGCCGTCGGCTGCACCGGCGGCAAGCACCGCTCCGTCGCGATCGCCGAGCAGATCGCGGCACGACTGCGGGGGCTCGGGCACCGCGTGTCGGTCACGGCCCGCGACCTGGGGAAGGAGTGAGCGCGCTGAGCACGCCCCTGCGCGCACCCGGCGTCGGAGGGTCGCGGGGACCAGCGGTCGTCGCCCTCGGCGGCGGCCACGGCCTGTCCGCGAGCCTCCAGGCGCTGCGCCACGTGTCCGACCGGCTCACGGCGGTCGTCACGGTCGCCGACGACGGCGGTTCGTCCGGACGCCTGCGCGAGGAGCTCGGCGTGCTGCCCCCCGGGGACCTGCGCATGGCGCTCGCGGCCCTGTGCGACGACTCCGAGTGGGGCCGCACGTGGAGCGAGCTGCTGCAGCACCGGTTCGCGTCCGACGGCGAGCTCGACAACCACGCGATGGGCAACCTGCTCATCGTCGCGCTGTGGAACATGCTCGGCGACACCGTGACCGGGCTCGACTGGGTGGGCCGGCTGCTCGGCGCGCGCGGCCGCGTCGTGCCCATGGCGTCCGTGCCGCTCGTCGTCGAGGCCGACGTGCGCCGGGACGCGGGGCACGGCCCGGAGCACGAGACCGTCGTGGGGCAGAGCCGCGTCGCGGTGACGGACGGCCGGATCGACCAGCTGCGGCTCGTGCCGTCGGACCCGCCCGCGTGCCCCGAGGCCGTGGCGGCCGTGCGCGAGGCCGACTGGGTCGTCCTCGGCCCGGGCTCCTGGTACTCGTCGGTGCTCGTGCACCTGCTCGTGCCGGAGCTGTCCGAGGCGCTGCACACCACCACGGCGCGGCGGTGCGTCACGCTCAACCTCAGCGCCGAGCGCGGCGAGACGCAGGGCCTCACGGCCACCGACCACCTCGAGGCGCTGCACAAGCACGCGCCGGGCCTGCGCGTCGACGCCGTGCTCGCGGACCCGTCCGCCGTCGAGGACGTCGGCGAGCTCGAGCAGGCGGCCGCCGCGATGGGCGCGCGCCTCGTGATGCGCCAGGTCCGGCGCGGCGACGGCACCCCGCGGCACGACGCGCTGCGCCTCGCCGCGGCCTTCCGCGACGTGTTCGAGGGCGTCTACGGCGACGTCTGAGGGGTGCTTGCGACGCGTGGCAGGATGACGCCATGGCGCT contains:
- the rapZ gene encoding RNase adapter RapZ, whose protein sequence is MTEPSPTTVPAGIPAIEAATPAPERREPEVLIITGMSGAGRSRAAAVLEDLDWFVVDNLPPMMLVPLVDLMNRSGSSVERIAAVVDVRGREYFSELAQVLAHLGEQGVFYRILFLDATDEVLVRRFEQVRRPHPLQGDGRILDGIEAERRILASIAERADVVIDTSDLSVHDLAREVRAAVADGAPESLRVNVVSFGFKYGLPLDADHVVDVRFLANPYWITELRHLTGRDEPVRDYVLSRPGATEFVERYVAALEPVLAGYLNEEKRYVTIAVGCTGGKHRSVAIAEQIAARLRGLGHRVSVTARDLGKE
- the yvcK gene encoding uridine diphosphate-N-acetylglucosamine-binding protein YvcK, which encodes MSALSTPLRAPGVGGSRGPAVVALGGGHGLSASLQALRHVSDRLTAVVTVADDGGSSGRLREELGVLPPGDLRMALAALCDDSEWGRTWSELLQHRFASDGELDNHAMGNLLIVALWNMLGDTVTGLDWVGRLLGARGRVVPMASVPLVVEADVRRDAGHGPEHETVVGQSRVAVTDGRIDQLRLVPSDPPACPEAVAAVREADWVVLGPGSWYSSVLVHLLVPELSEALHTTTARRCVTLNLSAERGETQGLTATDHLEALHKHAPGLRVDAVLADPSAVEDVGELEQAAAAMGARLVMRQVRRGDGTPRHDALRLAAAFRDVFEGVYGDV